GAAGAATATAATCAACCCCTAGAAAATATTTTTTCTACCCTTAACCGTGAACCTTTGGCGGCGGGTTCCATGGCTCAGGTACATCGTGGTACTCTAGTTACAGGGGAAGATGTTGCTATTAAGGTACAACGCCCAAATATTGAAAGGGTGGTTAATCAGGATATTAACATTATCAAGGGTATTGCGGATTTAGTAGCCCTGAGTGATTTTGGTAATGATTATGATGTGGTCAGTTTAGCAGAAGAATTTACTAATGCAGTATTGGCGGAGTTGGACTTTAGAAAAGAGGCGACTTTTACTGATAAATTAAGGGAAAATTTATCTAAAAGCAAGTGGTTTGATCCTCAGAAATTAATTGTACCTAAGATTTTTTGGGATTATACTACCAAGAAAGTTTTAGTCATGGAATGGTTAGATGGTAAGCCGATTTTGAAGGCAGAAATTCCTACTTTTGAGGAGCAACCAGAGAATAATATTAGAAGTGATTTAAGCACTATTTTATTTAGGGCTTTTTTCCAGCAAATATACATAGATGGTTTTTTCCATGCAGATCCCCATCCGGGTAATATTTTTTATCTTGATGATGGTCGAATTGCTCTCATTGACTGTGGTATGATTGGCAGATTAGATCCTCGTACTCAACAGTTATTAACAGAAATGTTGTTGGCGGTGGTTGATATTGATGCTCAAAAATGTGCGCAATTAACTTTAGAATTATCGGAAAATATTTCTCTAAAAACTAATATTGCTAGATTAGAAAATGATTATAATATTATGTTGAGAAAGTATTATAATTTAAGTCTTTCTCAGATTAATTTTAGTGAGGTTTTTTATGAAATTTTAGAGGTAAGTAGAAAGAATAAGGTTAAGTTACCGGGTAATATGGGTTTGTATGCCAAAAGTTTGGCTAACCTTGAAGGGGTTGCCCGTCAGTTTAATCCTCAAATTAATTTGTTGGATGAAATTAAGCCTCTAACTATTGATTTACTTCGTCGTCAGTTATTTGGGGAAACTCCTTTACAGACGGTATTTCGCACGGTGTTAGATTTAAAATCGGTGGGGTTGCGATCGCCCCGTCAACTTGATGTAATCTTAGATAGATTAAGTTCAGAAACCCTGCAATTTAACCTACAAATTAGGGAATTAGATAACCTACGCCGTAGCCTTGATGATTCTGCTAACCGTCTATCGTTTAGTATTGTAGTAGGGTCGCTGATTGTGGGTGCGGCGATTATTTCTACAGGTGCCACCACAGCCCAGTTAGTGCTGTTAAGTAATATCTTATTTGCCGTAGCTAGTTTTCTCGGTTTATGGTTGGTAATTAGTATTTTACGCTCAGGCAGACTGAGATAAATAATATGGGGATAATTGTCAATTGTCCATTATCAATTGTCAATTCCCCTTCTATCTTCCCGGTAGATAAAGACGCTTGAGAAAAGACATATCAACATTGCTAAAATTTACACTAAAAGCAACATTCACCTTTTCTAAACTCCTCACTAACCACATGGCCCCATCCTTGGTAAAAGACTCATAATGGTTAAATAAAATAGAAAATCTTTTTTCCAAATAGGGCTTAATTTTACTACAAGTTAGAGCTAATTTGAGGAATAAACCAACGGTTTTTGTTGTACCCATATTACTAATCATGTCCATAAAAATTAAATGGTTAGGATTTTGCGGACTTTCCACAATTAAATAATTAAAAAGTTGACTATAGGTGCGCATCTTCAAAAACTCATCGGGTTTTTTGTTATTATATTGAGGATATAAACCCTGAAATTGATCATAAAGTCTCTTATTAAAGCTGTTTTTGCCATATTTACCCTCAATGGATTGGGTAATATATTCATAGAGATTATCTTTAAAAATTTGATAATTGCGCACCCCTTCAGTGTGGGTAATAAAGCTACGGGATAATTCTTTGTAAGAATAACCATTCTCTGCTACTCCTACATATTGTTTCAAACTACGTCCTAAATCTCTTTTGCTTAGTAGGGTAGGGTTTTCCACAGGAGTAATAATACGGCTATCGAAGGCTTCTCCAGTTTCTTTTTTCTGTGCCACCCTCAATTGATAAGTCACAAAACGAGAAAGATTGGTTTCAAATTTTCTTTCTAGTTCATGTTTCACTTTATAGACGGTTTCCTGTTGTTCTTGACTACTGCCTACTCCTAATAAACAATGATCATAAAGGTAAGGATAACGACTAATTAGATTACCGACAACCTCTTCCTTTTTTTCGCCCTTTCTAATTTTGCCCTCACCGATGACATTAGCAAGACGTTTTAATTGTTTATAATATTCACTATGGATAAATTCTCTAACACATTCTCTTAACTGTTCACTAAAACTGCGCAGATAACCACGGTGGAGGCTTTTGGGTACATATTCAAAAGAGTTAACCAAATCCACAATATATCCCTGAGTTTGGGGGGATAATTGCCAACTGTTGACGAGAATATGGCAACAGCGGTTGAGAATGAGGGGAAATTGTTCTGATGAGTGAGGATTACCGATAATATGAGCTAAACATTCCCACACTTTTTGATCTTCATAACCTTGTGCCTGAATAAATAGCCGATTAAATCTTTCGATTACTTTTTCGGGGGATTCGGTTTTGACACAATAGACTAAATGATCAAAAAGATATTGTTCTCCGC
The sequence above is a segment of the Cyanobacterium stanieri PCC 7202 genome. Coding sequences within it:
- a CDS encoding hypothetical protein (KEGG: cyt:cce_4425 hypothetical protein~SPTR: Putative uncharacterized protein) → MNIPKLSRHTQFNNTGGEQYLFDHLVYCVKTESPEKVIERFNRLFIQAQGYEDQKVWECLAHIIGNPHSSEQFPLILNRCCHILVNSWQLSPQTQGYIVDLVNSFEYVPKSLHRGYLRSFSEQLRECVREFIHSEYYKQLKRLANVIGEGKIRKGEKKEEVVGNLISRYPYLYDHCLLGVGSSQEQQETVYKVKHELERKFETNLSRFVTYQLRVAQKKETGEAFDSRIITPVENPTLLSKRDLGRSLKQYVGVAENGYSYKELSRSFITHTEGVRNYQIFKDNLYEYITQSIEGKYGKNSFNKRLYDQFQGLYPQYNNKKPDEFLKMRTYSQLFNYLIVESPQNPNHLIFMDMISNMGTTKTVGLFLKLALTCSKIKPYLEKRFSILFNHYESFTKDGAMWLVRSLEKVNVAFSVNFSNVDMSFLKRLYLPGR
- a CDS encoding ABC-1 domain-containing protein (PFAM: ABC1 family~COGs: COG0661 unusual protein kinase~InterPro IPR004147~KEGG: cyt:cce_2252 hypothetical protein~PFAM: ABC-1 domain-containing protein~SPTR: ABC-1), which encodes MSSITKTKTSSRQREIIEIVLGNGWDYMRGILTGGKSGEPKLPTPEVLRRMLIELGPFYVKFGQLLSTRPDLLPPKYIEALTALQANVPPVSWGEIEQSLEEEYNQPLENIFSTLNREPLAAGSMAQVHRGTLVTGEDVAIKVQRPNIERVVNQDINIIKGIADLVALSDFGNDYDVVSLAEEFTNAVLAELDFRKEATFTDKLRENLSKSKWFDPQKLIVPKIFWDYTTKKVLVMEWLDGKPILKAEIPTFEEQPENNIRSDLSTILFRAFFQQIYIDGFFHADPHPGNIFYLDDGRIALIDCGMIGRLDPRTQQLLTEMLLAVVDIDAQKCAQLTLELSENISLKTNIARLENDYNIMLRKYYNLSLSQINFSEVFYEILEVSRKNKVKLPGNMGLYAKSLANLEGVARQFNPQINLLDEIKPLTIDLLRRQLFGETPLQTVFRTVLDLKSVGLRSPRQLDVILDRLSSETLQFNLQIRELDNLRRSLDDSANRLSFSIVVGSLIVGAAIISTGATTAQLVLLSNILFAVASFLGLWLVISILRSGRLR